From the genome of Streptacidiphilus rugosus AM-16, one region includes:
- a CDS encoding FMN reductase: METVTLAVVSAGLSQPSSTRLLADRLTEAVRAELASAGRDVVVELVELRELAHPIADNLVTGFPGEPLRQAIDAVTGADAVIAVTPIFSASYSGLFKSFFDVLEQGALAGRPALLGATGGTARHSLALDHALRPLFAYLRAAVVPTAVYAASEDWGGADENGLRQHIERAAGELAAVLLRQPTQARRTDPFRDVVPFAEQLAALKPR; this comes from the coding sequence ATGGAAACCGTCACGCTGGCCGTCGTCTCGGCCGGGCTCAGCCAGCCCTCCTCGACGCGACTGCTCGCCGACCGCCTCACCGAGGCCGTCCGCGCCGAACTCGCCTCCGCGGGACGCGACGTCGTGGTCGAGCTCGTGGAACTCCGCGAGCTCGCCCACCCGATTGCCGACAACCTGGTCACCGGCTTCCCCGGCGAGCCACTGCGCCAGGCCATCGACGCGGTCACCGGCGCGGACGCGGTGATCGCGGTGACGCCGATCTTCTCCGCCTCCTACAGCGGGCTGTTCAAGTCCTTCTTCGACGTGCTGGAGCAGGGTGCGCTGGCCGGTCGGCCGGCCCTGCTCGGCGCGACCGGCGGCACCGCGCGCCACTCGCTCGCCCTCGACCACGCGCTGCGCCCGCTCTTCGCGTACCTGCGCGCGGCCGTGGTGCCGACGGCCGTCTACGCCGCCTCCGAGGACTGGGGCGGCGCGGACGAGAACGGCCTGCGGCAGCACATCGAGCGCGCCGCGGGCGAGCTGGCCGCCGTCCTGCTGCGGCAGCCCACCCAGGCGCGGCGCACGGATCCCTTCCGCGACGTCGTCCCCTTCGCGGAGCAACTCGCCGCGCTCAAGCCCCGCTGA
- a CDS encoding LLM class flavin-dependent oxidoreductase has product MQFGIFTVGDLTPDPTTGRTPTEHERIKAMLAIAEKAEEVGLDVFATGEHHNPPFVPSSPTTMLGWIAARTERIILSTSTTLITTNDPVKIAEDFAMLQHVAEGRVDVMMGRGNTGPVYPWFGKDIRQGIELAVENYALLHRLWREDVVDWEGRFRTPLQSFTSTPRPLDGVPPFVWHGSIRSPEIAEQAAFYGDGFFHNNIFWPKDHTRRMVELYRERYAHYGHGTPEQAIVGLGGQVFMRRTSQDAVREFRPYFDNAPVYGHGPSLEDFTAQTPLTVGTPEQVIEKTLSFRDYAGDYQRQLFLVDHAGLPLKTVLEQIDLLGEEVVPVLREEFAKRRPAGVPDAPNHASLLAVAQAAPHEAPQSDTAAVRTV; this is encoded by the coding sequence ATGCAGTTCGGAATCTTCACCGTCGGAGACCTCACGCCCGACCCCACCACCGGCCGGACCCCGACCGAGCACGAGCGCATCAAGGCCATGCTCGCCATCGCGGAGAAGGCGGAGGAGGTCGGCCTGGACGTCTTCGCCACCGGCGAGCACCACAACCCGCCCTTCGTGCCCTCCTCGCCGACGACCATGCTGGGCTGGATCGCCGCCCGGACCGAACGGATCATCCTCTCCACCTCCACCACGCTGATCACCACCAACGACCCGGTGAAGATCGCCGAGGACTTCGCGATGCTCCAGCACGTCGCAGAGGGCCGCGTGGACGTGATGATGGGCCGCGGCAACACCGGCCCCGTCTACCCGTGGTTCGGCAAGGACATCCGGCAGGGCATCGAGCTGGCCGTCGAGAACTACGCGCTGCTGCACCGGCTCTGGCGCGAGGACGTGGTCGACTGGGAGGGACGCTTCCGCACCCCGCTGCAGTCCTTCACCTCGACGCCGCGCCCGCTCGACGGCGTTCCGCCGTTCGTCTGGCACGGCTCGATCCGCTCCCCGGAGATCGCCGAGCAGGCCGCCTTCTACGGTGACGGCTTCTTCCACAACAACATCTTCTGGCCCAAGGACCACACCCGGCGCATGGTCGAGCTCTACCGCGAGCGCTACGCGCACTACGGCCACGGCACGCCCGAGCAGGCGATCGTCGGACTCGGCGGGCAGGTCTTCATGCGCCGCACCTCGCAGGACGCGGTGCGCGAGTTCCGTCCCTACTTCGACAACGCGCCCGTCTACGGGCACGGTCCCTCGCTGGAGGACTTCACCGCGCAGACACCGCTGACCGTCGGCACGCCCGAGCAGGTCATCGAGAAGACGCTGTCCTTCCGCGACTACGCCGGCGACTACCAGCGCCAGCTCTTCCTGGTCGACCACGCCGGACTGCCGCTGAAGACCGTGCTGGAGCAGATCGACCTGCTCGGCGAGGAGGTCGTGCCGGTGCTCCGCGAGGAGTTCGCCAAGCGCCGCCCGGCCGGCGTCCCCGACGCGCCGAACCACGCCTCGCTGCTGGCCGTGGCGCAGGCCGCCCCGCACGAGGCCCCGCAGTCCGACACCGCCGCCGTCCGAACCGTCTGA
- a CDS encoding MerR family transcriptional regulator, translating into MHGSRGGALTVDELAARAGITVRTLRFYAAKGLLPPPEIGPRRVGRYGPEHLGRLELIEELQRQGLTLAAIERYLAQLPEDVGSLDLAVHRALVASWQPEAAERVSREQLERRAGRALSDADLDRLAAMGAIIPQPGAASDAASAPDGAECFSVDPGLLPLGVRVLDVPIPLETLVAARAVVRLHSRATAHDLHRLFRDTVWRPFRASDPSPEGLERMKELATHIEPMVVQALVTAFQRSLAEELAEAPPQ; encoded by the coding sequence ATGCACGGGTCAAGGGGAGGCGCGTTGACGGTCGACGAGTTGGCGGCGCGCGCCGGGATCACCGTTCGCACGCTCCGCTTCTACGCGGCGAAAGGCCTGCTCCCACCGCCCGAGATCGGCCCGCGCAGGGTCGGCCGCTACGGCCCCGAGCACCTGGGCCGCCTGGAACTGATCGAGGAGTTGCAGCGCCAGGGCCTGACCCTGGCCGCGATCGAGCGCTACCTCGCCCAGCTCCCCGAGGACGTCGGCTCGCTGGACCTGGCGGTCCACCGGGCGCTGGTCGCCTCCTGGCAGCCCGAGGCGGCGGAACGCGTCAGCCGCGAACAGCTGGAGCGCCGCGCGGGCCGCGCGCTCAGCGACGCCGACCTGGACCGGCTGGCCGCGATGGGCGCGATCATCCCCCAGCCGGGCGCGGCGTCCGACGCGGCGTCCGCGCCGGACGGCGCCGAGTGCTTCTCCGTCGACCCCGGCCTGCTGCCGCTCGGGGTCAGGGTGCTGGACGTCCCGATCCCGCTGGAAACCCTCGTCGCGGCCCGCGCCGTCGTCCGCCTCCACAGCCGCGCGACGGCGCACGACCTGCACCGCCTCTTCCGCGACACGGTCTGGCGCCCGTTCCGCGCGTCGGACCCGAGCCCGGAGGGCCTGGAGCGGATGAAGGAACTGGCCACCCACATCGAGCCGATGGTCGTCCAGGCCCTGGTCACCGCGTTCCAGCGCTCCCTCGCCGAGGAACTCGCCGAAGCACCCCCGCAGTAG
- a CDS encoding DUF6508 domain-containing protein, with protein MRARLTAKYELTARLIHPERRFEPPAGGGADGDPDDAALLAGLDRDSAAASAAWERLGDFAGGWRVLPGDAEWEGGHPVYGSRVTAVTTALATVGAVTPVFHWVDHTLPPLTSEGGLSAADAVRTATAVIRGERFSDGVIGVAWKDGRLFAVVRALYAWHATPEGA; from the coding sequence CTGCGGGCCAGGCTGACGGCCAAGTACGAGCTGACCGCCCGGCTGATCCATCCGGAGCGCCGCTTCGAGCCTCCGGCGGGCGGCGGGGCCGACGGCGATCCGGACGACGCGGCGCTGCTGGCCGGCCTCGACCGCGACTCGGCCGCGGCGTCGGCCGCGTGGGAACGGCTGGGAGACTTCGCGGGCGGCTGGCGCGTACTGCCGGGCGACGCGGAGTGGGAAGGGGGCCACCCCGTCTACGGCTCGCGGGTGACCGCGGTGACGACGGCGCTGGCCACGGTCGGCGCGGTCACCCCGGTGTTCCACTGGGTCGACCACACGTTGCCGCCGCTGACGTCGGAAGGCGGCCTCTCCGCGGCGGACGCGGTCCGCACGGCGACTGCCGTCATCCGGGGCGAGCGCTTCTCCGACGGCGTGATCGGCGTCGCCTGGAAGGATGGCCGCCTCTTCGCCGTCGTCCGCGCCCTCTACGCCTGGCACGCCACCCCCGAGGGCGCGTAG
- a CDS encoding MBL fold metallo-hydrolase: MSATVSLHAHAPVSAELLPIADGVHVWRPRPGVGWGLANCGLLVSGATAAWIDSPYDRTLADEFLARCRPLLAEGAEVDWLFVTHGNGDHLWGWQAVPDARVVYTRATAGHIAHEPDPCDLHGLVHNADTDTVVGWYLNRHFGRYRWPETELPQPALTFSGEVEIAVGDIPVELTQLAPAHTRGDLIAYLPRQQVCFAGDIVFAATADEPGDHPVHWAGPLENVIAGCDRVLATGATTIVPGHGPVLDRDGVLAHRDYLCYLAESVQRLHAAGVPAADAARRLVAEARYPDLHLPERLAITVALQYRHLDAAPEAPMLLQMQALAQLAWEIEHPGTPLPSPRPAPTTD; this comes from the coding sequence ATGAGTGCAACGGTCTCCCTCCACGCCCATGCCCCCGTCTCGGCCGAGCTGCTGCCGATAGCCGACGGAGTCCACGTCTGGAGGCCACGGCCCGGCGTCGGCTGGGGGCTGGCCAACTGCGGACTGCTGGTCTCGGGCGCCACCGCCGCGTGGATCGACTCGCCCTACGACCGCACCCTCGCCGACGAGTTCCTGGCCCGCTGCCGGCCGCTGCTCGCGGAGGGGGCGGAGGTGGACTGGCTCTTCGTCACCCACGGCAACGGCGACCACCTGTGGGGCTGGCAGGCGGTGCCGGACGCCCGCGTCGTCTACACCCGGGCCACCGCCGGTCACATCGCCCACGAACCTGACCCCTGCGACCTGCACGGACTGGTCCACAACGCCGACACCGACACCGTCGTCGGCTGGTACCTGAACCGTCACTTCGGCCGCTACCGCTGGCCGGAGACGGAGCTGCCGCAGCCCGCCCTGACCTTCTCGGGCGAGGTCGAGATCGCCGTCGGCGACATCCCGGTCGAGCTCACCCAGCTCGCGCCCGCGCACACCCGCGGCGACCTGATCGCCTATCTGCCGCGCCAGCAGGTCTGCTTCGCGGGCGACATCGTCTTCGCCGCGACCGCCGACGAACCCGGGGACCACCCGGTGCACTGGGCCGGGCCGCTCGAGAACGTGATCGCCGGCTGCGACCGGGTCCTGGCGACCGGCGCGACGACGATCGTGCCGGGTCACGGCCCGGTCCTGGACCGCGACGGCGTCCTCGCCCACCGGGACTACCTCTGCTACCTGGCGGAGAGCGTGCAGCGCCTGCACGCGGCCGGGGTCCCCGCCGCCGACGCCGCCCGCCGCCTCGTCGCCGAGGCCCGCTACCCGGACCTCCACCTGCCCGAGCGCCTCGCGATCACCGTCGCCCTGCAGTACCGCCACCTCGACGCCGCCCCCGAGGCGCCGATGCTGCTGCAGATGCAGGCCCTGGCCCAGCTCGCCTGGGAGATCGAGCACCCGGGCACTCCCCTCCCCTCCCCCCGCCCGGCCCCGACGACGGACTGA